In Desulfoferula mesophila, the genomic window CGCTACGGCTTCGTGCTGATTAATTGAGCGAGCAAGGAAAAGCAGCCTTGGACAAACAGACTTCGGATAAATCGGCCAATCCCGCCTACCCCTTCGCGGCCATCGTGGGCCAGAACGACATGAAGCTGGCCCTGATTCTCAACGTGGTCAACCCCAAGGTGGGCGGCGTGTTGATTCGCGGCGAAAAGGGCACGGCCAAGTCCACCGCGGTGCGAGCCCTGGCCCGCCTGCTGCCCGCCCAGCCCACGGTGAGCGACTGCCCCTACAACTGCGACCCGGCCAACCCCTGCCCCGCCTGCCGGGAGCGCCTGGCCGCCGGCGAGAGTTTGCCCGTGGAGCAGCGGCGGGTCCGGGTGGTGGAGCTGCCGGTGGGAGCCACCGAGGACCGCCTCTTGGGCACCCTGGACCTGGAAGCGGCGTTGAGCGAGGGCGAGGCCCGCTTCTCGCCGGGCATCCTGGCCGCGGCCAACCGCCAGATTCTCTACGTGGACGAGGTGAACCTCTTGGACGACCACCTGGTGGATGTGCTGTTGGACGCGGCGGCCATGGGGGTGAACACGGTGGAGCGCGAGTCGGTGAGCCTGAGCCATCCGGCGGCCTTCACCCTGGTGGGCACCATGAACCCCGAGGAAGGCGAACTCAGGCCTCAGCTCACCGACCGCTTCGGCCTGTGCGTGCAGGTCAAGGGCCTGGCCGACCCCGCCCTGCGCCAGGAGGTGATCGTGCGCCAGTTGGCCTGGGAGGCCGATCCGGCCGCCTTTGCCGCCGCCTGGGCCACGGAAGGCGAGGCCATAGGCCTCTCCATCGCCCAGGCCAGGGAGCTACTGCCCTCGGTGCAGGCCGGACCGGGGGTGTTGGAGCGGGTGGTGGCGGTGAGCCTGGGCCTGGGCACCGACGGCCACCGGGGCGACCTCACCCTGCTCAAGGGCGCGCTGACCCTGGCCGCCTGGGAGGAGCGCGGCGAGGCCACCTTGGATGACGTGAACCGCGCGGCCCTGTTGGCCCTGCCCCACCGCTTGCGGCGGCGGCCCCTGGCCGAGATGGA contains:
- a CDS encoding ATP-binding protein; protein product: MKLALILNVVNPKVGGVLIRGEKGTAKSTAVRALARLLPAQPTVSDCPYNCDPANPCPACRERLAAGESLPVEQRRVRVVELPVGATEDRLLGTLDLEAALSEGEARFSPGILAAANRQILYVDEVNLLDDHLVDVLLDAAAMGVNTVERESVSLSHPAAFTLVGTMNPEEGELRPQLTDRFGLCVQVKGLADPALRQEVIVRQLAWEADPAAFAAAWATEGEAIGLSIAQARELLPSVQAGPGVLERVVAVSLGLGTDGHRGDLTLLKGALTLAAWEERGEATLDDVNRAALLALPHRLRRRPLAEMEFDIADKIKRI